The Pseudoalteromonas ruthenica genome has a window encoding:
- a CDS encoding DUF4331 domain-containing protein has translation MRTHAKHLSLSIVAGALGILSALPAHASSHREAPNIARMPTVDSTDFYAFNSYEAQRGGYVTVIANYIPLQDPYGGPNYFAMHPDAKYAIHIDNDGDAIEDLTYVFDFSSALAGGDGIALNVGPEGNTKSIAVPLKNVGPISASDQSAANFSESYTLSVVQGPMASGTGTLVTNPMTSTENFAKPLDYIGNKTFTSPAAYQQYSDQFVYEVALPNCGSPAKVFVGQRKDPFVVNLGKTFDLVNYVPVEGDSAPGANDGEGFPGGITQDTANDDLATKNVTALALELPKECVTGEGNGTIGTWTTAWMPQARILNPRANFAKPAVNGGALVQVSRLGNPLVNELVIGLKDKDTFSSAHPKDDGQFADYVTHPSLPELLNILFKDAVNQTLGTNIETLAPTNFPRIDLVTAFLTGFEGVNQLATVTPSEMLRLNTAITATPQKQQSTFGVVGDDLAGFPNGRRPGDDVVDIALRVVMGRLCYPIPVAGNDTDLGLCSSDDASVGNVPFTDGAPISAQDTNAQFPYLATPLPGSQ, from the coding sequence ATGCGGACTCATGCTAAACACTTATCACTTTCTATCGTCGCCGGTGCTCTCGGTATTCTTAGTGCCCTTCCCGCTCATGCCTCAAGTCATCGAGAAGCGCCTAATATCGCGCGAATGCCTACGGTCGATTCCACCGACTTTTATGCCTTCAATAGTTACGAGGCGCAACGGGGTGGCTATGTAACCGTTATTGCTAACTACATTCCGCTCCAAGACCCCTATGGTGGTCCCAATTACTTCGCTATGCACCCAGATGCCAAATACGCCATTCACATCGACAATGATGGCGACGCCATCGAGGATTTAACCTATGTCTTCGATTTTAGTTCGGCACTCGCCGGTGGCGATGGCATTGCACTCAATGTGGGTCCTGAGGGCAATACGAAAAGTATCGCCGTCCCGCTAAAAAACGTGGGGCCAATCAGCGCCAGCGATCAAAGCGCAGCTAACTTCTCTGAAAGCTATACCCTAAGTGTCGTGCAAGGCCCAATGGCCTCAGGTACAGGCACCCTCGTGACTAACCCAATGACCAGCACAGAAAATTTTGCCAAGCCATTGGATTATATCGGTAATAAAACGTTTACCAGCCCTGCTGCCTATCAGCAATACAGTGACCAATTTGTCTATGAAGTGGCTCTACCTAATTGTGGCTCACCGGCAAAAGTGTTTGTTGGTCAACGCAAAGACCCCTTTGTCGTCAACCTTGGCAAAACCTTTGATTTGGTCAACTATGTGCCCGTAGAAGGCGATAGTGCACCGGGTGCCAATGACGGTGAAGGATTCCCAGGTGGTATTACTCAGGACACCGCTAATGACGACTTAGCAACCAAAAACGTGACCGCTTTAGCGCTCGAATTACCTAAAGAGTGTGTTACCGGTGAAGGCAACGGCACCATTGGTACATGGACTACAGCGTGGATGCCACAAGCGCGTATTCTTAATCCGCGAGCAAATTTTGCCAAGCCTGCAGTCAATGGCGGAGCATTAGTGCAGGTTTCACGTCTTGGTAACCCTCTGGTTAATGAGCTGGTCATTGGCCTAAAAGATAAAGACACCTTCTCCAGTGCTCATCCAAAAGATGATGGTCAATTTGCTGACTATGTGACCCACCCTAGCTTACCAGAGCTACTCAATATTCTTTTCAAAGATGCAGTCAACCAAACACTAGGCACTAATATTGAAACCTTGGCACCAACTAACTTTCCGCGCATCGATTTGGTTACTGCCTTCCTAACCGGGTTTGAGGGCGTTAACCAGTTAGCAACCGTGACACCTTCTGAGATGTTACGCCTAAATACTGCGATTACAGCCACACCACAAAAGCAGCAGTCTACCTTTGGTGTTGTTGGCGATGATTTAGCGGGTTTCCCCAATGGCCGTCGCCCTGGTGATGATGTTGTCGATATCGCCTTACGCGTAGTGATGGGCCGTTTATGTTACCCCATCCCCGTTGCCGGTAACGACACTGATTTAGGACTTTGCAGCTCTGACGATGCAAGCGTTGGTAATGTCCCGTTCACCGATGGCGCGCCCATTAGTGCACAGGACACCAACGCACAATTTCCTTATTTAGCGACCCCGTTACCGGGTTCGCAGTAA
- a CDS encoding RNA polymerase sigma factor, protein MQKEHHLAWLTAVAQGDQRAFEHLYKDTSGLINAICRKMLNSPALADEALQEAYVRIWHNASDYQTDKGEVLSWMVSIARYRCLDMLRYQKVRQEEECEETHGSEQPIVAEENSQLAHCIEALAPEQRHAIHLAYFRGFSHGEVVSHLGDPLGTVKSWIRRGLSQLKRCLGI, encoded by the coding sequence GTGCAAAAAGAACATCATTTAGCTTGGTTGACAGCGGTGGCGCAAGGTGATCAACGCGCTTTTGAACACCTCTACAAAGACACCAGCGGTCTCATCAACGCTATTTGTCGTAAAATGTTGAATAGCCCAGCCTTAGCTGATGAAGCGCTGCAAGAGGCCTATGTGCGTATCTGGCACAATGCCAGCGATTATCAAACAGATAAGGGAGAAGTGCTCAGTTGGATGGTGAGCATTGCGCGATACCGCTGCTTAGACATGCTGCGTTATCAAAAGGTCCGCCAAGAGGAGGAGTGTGAAGAAACTCATGGCAGTGAGCAACCCATCGTGGCTGAAGAAAACTCACAATTGGCGCACTGTATCGAGGCGCTTGCTCCAGAGCAACGTCATGCGATTCATTTAGCTTATTTTCGTGGCTTTAGCCATGGCGAAGTCGTTTCCCATTTGGGCGACCCACTTGGCACAGTTAAAAGCTGGATCCGTCGAGGGTTATCGCAATTAAAGAGGTGCTTAGGAATATGA
- the maiA gene encoding maleylacetoacetate isomerase, translating into MKLYSYFRSSAAYRVRIALNLKELEHDIVPVNLLKSEQRGEPYLSKNPQGLLPAIETEQGVLSQSLAILEWLDEIAPQAPLVSGDAWEKAQIRALAYAIAVDIHPINNLRVLKYLTAELNVSDEQKTKWYQDWIVTGFDSLENQLGEGPFCFGSAPTLADICLVPQVFNALRFKVDMDRYPKIMAIYNHCNTLKAFADAAPQQQVDAT; encoded by the coding sequence ATGAAGCTATACAGTTATTTTCGCTCATCAGCGGCTTATCGCGTGCGCATTGCACTAAATTTAAAGGAGCTGGAGCATGACATTGTACCGGTCAATTTGCTCAAATCCGAGCAGCGTGGTGAGCCCTATCTCAGCAAAAACCCACAAGGCTTGCTACCTGCCATTGAAACCGAGCAAGGCGTACTTAGTCAATCACTGGCTATTTTAGAGTGGTTGGACGAAATAGCCCCGCAGGCGCCGCTGGTTAGTGGTGATGCCTGGGAAAAAGCACAAATTCGCGCGCTGGCGTATGCCATTGCCGTCGATATTCACCCCATCAACAATCTGCGTGTGCTAAAGTATTTAACAGCAGAGCTCAATGTCAGTGATGAGCAGAAAACCAAATGGTATCAAGACTGGATAGTGACCGGCTTCGATAGCCTTGAAAATCAGCTCGGCGAGGGGCCGTTTTGTTTTGGCAGCGCGCCAACACTGGCCGACATCTGCCTGGTTCCTCAAGTGTTTAACGCCCTGCGCTTTAAAGTCGATATGGACCGCTACCCAAAAATCATGGCCATATATAATCACTGCAATACGCTCAAGGCGTTCGCTGATGCAGCGCCGCAGCAACAGGTGGATGCCACCTAA
- a CDS encoding cyanophycinase: MTMIKDLGAIRAFSTHNRLFYPVLFFISLFVLPLAHAQTHILIGGALHTCSSLGAKHCLDKTNLQGKRSNLYQLDTQAIDRLEKHWPEQYQPQKARIINALKAITSEQKMSRQALLDKWHAVDEQVPLITDELYYFILDNLEVYQGDKRQRLVEHVDKTRTRSQAAKDIVAFIEKATLVAAQQQKQPAKILAITASSRDPYESADFYEQLLQFDGVETQWLALTPALAQAITENRCESLPALRAKAFSFARSRIYPERIAQEHALCEAGVASLVEKIQSATAVMFNGGDQSLTRKILFADDGAPYPWTAALKARPVIVGTSAGTAVQSGGSNEQGAVAMITSGDSIGALNAGAKPHSAPSARVQQRGGVTYEQEGGLGSFTYGVLDTHFSERNRSVRLHTLVQHIGQHHGYGVDETTALVTLSSASGSGAAVLGAAGVVKITPTAENAFRYSFYPAGVRLKLNDGHWQLAENTEQVSSPQLANQALPDIRFNDIMYDAKLRSLTQAMCMTNTKKALAQQFADGQYWHFTLTADEQTRMVNTAISNNACAVENLLISFSKAQ; the protein is encoded by the coding sequence ATGACCATGATTAAGGATTTAGGCGCTATTCGCGCATTTTCGACTCATAATCGTCTCTTTTACCCTGTCTTGTTTTTTATTTCTCTATTCGTGTTACCGCTTGCACATGCCCAGACGCACATATTGATTGGCGGTGCTTTGCACACTTGTTCATCGCTAGGTGCTAAGCATTGCCTTGATAAAACGAATTTGCAGGGCAAGCGTAGTAACCTTTATCAGCTCGATACACAAGCTATCGACAGGCTAGAAAAGCACTGGCCAGAGCAATACCAACCGCAAAAGGCGCGCATTATCAACGCGCTAAAAGCCATCACCAGTGAGCAAAAAATGAGTCGGCAAGCGCTACTCGACAAATGGCATGCGGTGGATGAGCAAGTGCCGTTAATCACCGATGAGCTCTATTACTTCATCCTCGATAACCTCGAAGTCTATCAAGGAGATAAACGCCAGCGTTTGGTAGAGCATGTAGATAAAACTCGCACTCGTTCGCAGGCGGCCAAAGATATTGTCGCCTTCATTGAAAAAGCCACGCTGGTGGCAGCGCAACAACAGAAGCAACCTGCAAAGATATTGGCGATCACCGCATCAAGCAGAGACCCTTATGAGTCCGCTGACTTTTATGAGCAACTACTGCAATTTGATGGGGTCGAAACGCAGTGGTTGGCATTGACGCCAGCGTTGGCGCAGGCCATTACCGAGAATCGCTGCGAGTCCTTACCTGCTCTGCGCGCGAAAGCGTTCAGTTTTGCGCGCTCACGAATCTACCCAGAGCGCATCGCCCAAGAGCATGCATTGTGCGAAGCCGGGGTTGCCAGCTTAGTGGAAAAAATCCAAAGTGCGACAGCGGTGATGTTCAATGGTGGCGATCAGAGCTTAACGCGCAAGATACTCTTTGCAGACGATGGCGCCCCCTATCCTTGGACAGCCGCGCTAAAGGCGCGCCCTGTTATTGTTGGCACCAGTGCTGGGACGGCGGTACAAAGTGGCGGCAGTAATGAGCAGGGCGCGGTGGCTATGATCACCAGCGGTGATTCGATAGGCGCTCTCAATGCGGGTGCTAAACCCCATTCAGCTCCTTCAGCGCGAGTGCAGCAACGTGGTGGCGTGACGTATGAGCAAGAAGGGGGGTTAGGAAGCTTTACCTATGGGGTATTGGATACCCATTTTAGTGAGCGTAATCGTAGTGTACGTTTGCACACATTAGTGCAACACATTGGTCAACATCATGGCTATGGTGTGGATGAGACCACGGCACTGGTCACGCTGTCTTCGGCATCAGGCAGCGGCGCTGCAGTACTCGGTGCTGCAGGTGTGGTAAAGATAACTCCCACGGCAGAAAATGCCTTTCGCTACAGCTTTTACCCTGCGGGTGTGCGCTTAAAACTAAACGATGGGCACTGGCAGCTGGCTGAGAATACCGAGCAAGTCAGTAGCCCTCAGCTTGCCAACCAAGCGTTACCGGATATTCGGTTCAACGATATTATGTACGATGCTAAGCTTCGCAGTCTGACTCAGGCAATGTGTATGACCAACACTAAAAAAGCCCTAGCGCAGCAATTTGCCGATGGCCAGTATTGGCACTTTACTCTAACTGCAGACGAGCAGACTCGCATGGTTAACACTGCTATAAGTAATAATGCCTGCGCCGTTGAGAACTTACTTATAAGCTTCTCTAAAGCCCAGTAA
- a CDS encoding methyl-accepting chemotaxis protein gives MPLKFRLLIAFLLVGLIPALVITLISGYISSEALREQAYNQLRSIETIKKLQIKQYFERIEVDTLSAANDWSARMSESDWVRSAHQNQSRFADYIERRGYYDLFLIDDTGVVSYSVTKEADYQSNLVSGPYSDSGLAQLYRQVMETGEYTFSDFQPYAPSGGAPAAFVGAPVVAGGEVQAVLALQLSIDAINEVMNTREGMGRSGESYLVGQDYRMRSDSFLDAQGRSVKASFAGTIADNGIKTKAVTEALAGRSNTEVIIDYNGNPVLSSYEPLDIGDTRWAMVVEIDQQEVFSSVDKLISSMMVLLVLVIAAILLATWWVVRMIITPLGGEPEEMQDISERISHGDLSCELSARGEGKNVYNSMRAMNSNLRQLVGQLSDTVDTLGSTVEQTSASTEQELENNRTQMENIISISTAMQEMSATIDEVAKSARNVADLTHGLEGTSQQTNDSINQTSGALQQLCEEIGRGENTINSLSERSQEIGSVLDVINSIAEQTNLLALNAAIEAARAGDQGRGFAVVADEVRQLAQKTQSSTKDIESMIGMLQKDAKHARESMARSSQYASDTADKSIKSTQALQQTLEQLKTVAGHVEVIATAANEQSYTAQDISKSMTRINDAANDNVATAEQVKAASEELQRLAYELQTSSGRFKLN, from the coding sequence ATGCCTTTGAAATTTAGATTACTTATCGCTTTTTTATTGGTGGGACTGATCCCAGCTCTGGTTATCACTTTGATCAGTGGCTACATCAGCAGTGAGGCTCTGCGCGAGCAGGCCTACAACCAATTACGCTCCATCGAAACTATCAAAAAATTACAAATTAAACAGTACTTCGAGCGCATTGAAGTGGATACCCTCAGTGCAGCCAACGATTGGTCAGCACGCATGAGTGAGTCGGACTGGGTTAGAAGTGCGCACCAAAACCAGAGCCGCTTCGCTGATTACATTGAGCGCCGAGGCTACTACGATTTATTTCTTATTGATGACACAGGGGTGGTGAGCTACTCGGTCACTAAAGAGGCGGATTATCAAAGCAATCTTGTCAGTGGCCCTTACAGTGACTCGGGGCTTGCCCAACTGTATCGTCAAGTGATGGAAACAGGCGAATACACATTCAGCGATTTTCAGCCTTATGCACCCAGCGGCGGCGCCCCCGCTGCGTTTGTCGGCGCGCCCGTTGTTGCTGGTGGTGAAGTTCAGGCGGTGCTTGCGTTGCAGTTATCCATTGATGCTATCAACGAGGTCATGAACACGCGCGAGGGAATGGGGCGCAGTGGTGAGAGCTATTTAGTTGGTCAAGATTATCGTATGCGTTCAGACTCGTTCTTAGATGCTCAGGGACGTTCAGTTAAAGCCAGCTTTGCCGGTACCATTGCTGATAATGGGATTAAAACCAAAGCGGTCACTGAGGCCTTGGCTGGTCGCAGTAACACCGAAGTGATCATCGATTATAACGGTAATCCAGTTTTGAGTTCTTATGAGCCCCTTGATATTGGCGACACGCGTTGGGCGATGGTGGTAGAAATTGATCAACAAGAGGTATTCAGTAGCGTTGATAAGCTGATATCCAGTATGATGGTATTGCTGGTCTTGGTTATTGCGGCAATATTACTGGCAACATGGTGGGTGGTAAGAATGATCATCACCCCTCTTGGCGGCGAGCCTGAGGAAATGCAAGACATCAGTGAGCGTATCTCCCATGGTGATTTAAGCTGCGAACTAAGCGCACGAGGCGAGGGCAAAAATGTATACAACTCCATGCGAGCGATGAATTCCAATCTGCGGCAGTTGGTCGGTCAGCTCAGCGATACTGTTGATACCTTGGGCTCTACAGTTGAGCAAACATCGGCCAGTACCGAACAAGAGCTGGAGAATAATCGCACACAAATGGAAAATATCATTAGTATTTCCACAGCCATGCAAGAGATGTCGGCCACCATTGATGAAGTGGCAAAAAGTGCTCGTAACGTTGCTGATTTAACGCATGGTTTAGAAGGCACATCGCAACAAACTAATGATTCTATTAATCAAACCTCGGGTGCCCTGCAACAGTTATGTGAAGAAATTGGTCGTGGTGAGAATACCATTAATAGCCTGAGTGAACGTAGCCAAGAAATCGGGTCGGTGCTCGATGTGATTAACTCTATTGCTGAGCAAACAAATTTGTTGGCGTTAAATGCCGCAATTGAAGCGGCGCGGGCTGGCGATCAGGGTCGTGGATTTGCCGTGGTAGCCGATGAAGTGAGACAACTGGCACAAAAAACGCAGAGCTCTACGAAAGACATAGAGTCGATGATTGGCATGCTACAAAAGGATGCTAAGCACGCTCGCGAGTCCATGGCTCGAAGCAGTCAATACGCCAGTGATACAGCTGATAAATCTATCAAAAGCACGCAAGCACTGCAGCAAACACTAGAGCAGTTGAAAACAGTGGCAGGCCATGTTGAGGTGATCGCCACGGCCGCCAATGAGCAGAGCTACACCGCTCAAGATATCTCTAAAAGTATGACGCGCATTAATGATGCTGCCAACGATAATGTCGCTACTGCTGAACAGGTTAAAGCGGCCAGCGAGGAACTTCAACGTCTAGCCTATGAGTTGCAAACCAGTAGCGGGCGCTTCAAGCTTAATTAA
- a CDS encoding anti-sigma factor, translating into MNYDNHNLIDHLAAEYVLGTLKGPARKRFARLLMTSDYARHATNQWEQHLNALGTQLPHDAPNPQVWQKIQARINNTQNVTAIGHGKSVTKTSTPWFWPTISAASLAACVLLTILVMLPSEPVDQRFVSDQFALVKDQQQQPLWLIDATDNALLIKANEQLKARQDKDYELWMIVKTQEAPISLGLLPKSGQASLPIPKDFADGNINLLAVSLEPLGGSPTGTPTEVLYTAELVDI; encoded by the coding sequence ATGAACTATGACAACCACAACCTCATTGATCATTTAGCTGCCGAGTACGTGCTCGGAACGCTCAAGGGTCCCGCACGTAAACGCTTTGCGCGTTTATTGATGACCTCAGATTATGCGCGCCATGCAACAAATCAGTGGGAGCAGCACCTCAATGCACTGGGTACGCAGTTGCCCCACGATGCGCCCAATCCACAGGTATGGCAAAAGATTCAAGCTCGTATCAACAACACACAGAATGTCACCGCAATCGGCCACGGCAAATCAGTGACTAAAACATCAACGCCTTGGTTCTGGCCAACAATCAGCGCTGCCAGCCTTGCGGCCTGTGTATTGCTCACAATACTGGTGATGTTGCCTTCAGAGCCGGTGGACCAGCGCTTTGTCAGTGATCAGTTTGCGCTTGTAAAAGATCAGCAGCAACAGCCACTTTGGCTTATTGATGCTACCGACAACGCACTGCTGATTAAAGCAAATGAGCAGCTAAAAGCGAGACAAGATAAAGACTACGAGCTTTGGATGATAGTAAAAACACAAGAAGCGCCAATTTCCTTAGGTTTGTTACCCAAATCAGGGCAGGCATCGCTCCCTATCCCCAAAGACTTCGCCGATGGCAATATCAACCTGCTCGCTGTCAGCTTAGAGCCACTTGGAGGCTCTCCCACTGGCACGCCCACCGAAGTGCTATATACGGCTGAGTTAGTCGATATTTAA
- a CDS encoding Ig-like domain-containing protein: MRNLIQLAVATTLALTLSGCGSDNDGTDKKQPMPSNSAPSVADASFTTQADTELNGKLQASDADGDTLTFTLDMAPTNGTVTVNADGSFSYQPMLEYTGSDSFSFTVDDGKNMAVAATAQITVDALQVSFSSYSRAAFTAASDAMPARVNGRIFGNDVDTTEFYQDLVDASN, translated from the coding sequence ATGCGTAACTTAATCCAATTAGCAGTTGCTACCACCCTAGCGCTGACTCTCAGTGGTTGTGGCAGCGATAACGATGGCACAGACAAAAAGCAGCCAATGCCAAGCAATAGCGCGCCCAGTGTCGCGGATGCAAGCTTTACGACGCAAGCTGACACCGAGTTGAACGGAAAACTGCAAGCGTCCGATGCTGATGGTGATACCTTAACTTTCACCTTAGATATGGCGCCGACCAATGGCACTGTCACCGTCAACGCTGATGGCAGTTTCAGCTATCAACCAATGCTTGAGTACACCGGCAGCGATAGCTTTAGTTTTACTGTCGACGATGGCAAGAACATGGCCGTTGCAGCGACAGCGCAAATAACTGTCGACGCTTTACAGGTCAGCTTTTCAAGCTACAGCCGAGCGGCATTTACCGCTGCCAGTGACGCCATGCCGGCCCGTGTAAATGGCCGCATATTTGGCAACGATGTCGACACCACCGAGTTCTATCAAGACTTAGTCGACGCTAGCAATTAG
- a CDS encoding diacylglycerol kinase family protein, with protein MYAAVAYLLMAVALCAIAVVIKIPYFAIFFYWSALSLLLVSLAYIANLGRIFRKRQDGSIPWYIRWAFIPFLLGAQLYNSWQRRTDKVPPIQEVEPGLFLACRLFPSDVETLKHENVTAILDATCEFDGLDWSLIGENISYLNIPVLDHAAPNRAQLRQAINWIHHHRKRNRNVVVHCALGRGRSVLVMAAYLLAKEPEADLDEVLSRIQETRETANLNRFQRKALKKMHSSGELEVRNKVCLIANPVSGRKLWGEKKHEIMSRLNGYFDMSVKTTTEEVNAAMLAEQALADHPDMIIACGGDGTVTEVASVICNSDIVLGIIPMGTANALAHVIMGIESKAFGVDKALDVLISGDVQAIDTARCNDELTLLLIGLGFEQKMIESAHRDAKNSSGQFAYLQGFWQALGEHKAKDYELTLDDMAPQSVHTNSMIIANAAPIFTLLAQGRGQPEHDDGLLDVNWLEPAKDSSVNVLSIAELAFNSVTQTQLDVNAHHTNARKVRVTANEPIDYVIDGETRQADELVIEIQPSSLRVMAPQRNEESS; from the coding sequence ATGTACGCTGCTGTTGCTTACTTATTGATGGCCGTGGCGCTTTGTGCCATTGCCGTAGTTATTAAAATTCCCTATTTCGCAATCTTTTTCTACTGGAGCGCACTGTCGTTACTACTGGTTTCCTTGGCCTATATCGCCAATTTAGGGCGCATTTTTAGAAAGCGTCAAGATGGCAGTATTCCTTGGTATATTCGGTGGGCATTTATTCCTTTCTTATTAGGTGCGCAACTATATAACTCTTGGCAACGGCGCACAGATAAAGTGCCGCCTATTCAAGAAGTTGAGCCAGGCTTGTTTCTCGCCTGCCGACTGTTTCCTTCCGACGTGGAAACCCTTAAGCATGAAAATGTCACTGCCATACTAGACGCTACCTGCGAGTTTGATGGTTTGGACTGGTCGCTCATCGGTGAAAACATCAGTTATTTGAATATCCCTGTGTTGGATCATGCGGCGCCAAACCGCGCGCAACTGCGCCAAGCCATCAACTGGATTCACCACCACCGCAAACGCAACCGCAATGTGGTTGTACACTGTGCCCTTGGACGCGGGCGCTCGGTATTAGTGATGGCTGCTTACTTACTAGCTAAAGAGCCTGAGGCGGACTTAGACGAAGTGTTGTCGCGAATTCAGGAGACCCGTGAGACGGCCAACCTCAATCGTTTCCAGCGCAAGGCCCTGAAGAAAATGCATAGCAGTGGTGAACTCGAAGTACGCAATAAAGTGTGCTTAATTGCTAATCCAGTTTCCGGACGTAAGTTATGGGGTGAAAAAAAGCACGAGATCATGTCACGCCTCAATGGCTATTTTGATATGTCGGTGAAAACCACCACAGAGGAGGTGAATGCGGCGATGCTAGCCGAGCAAGCGTTGGCCGATCATCCTGATATGATAATCGCTTGCGGCGGCGATGGCACGGTCACCGAAGTCGCCTCAGTGATCTGTAATAGCGATATCGTCTTGGGTATTATTCCCATGGGCACGGCCAACGCCTTAGCGCATGTGATTATGGGGATTGAGTCTAAAGCCTTTGGGGTTGATAAGGCCCTTGATGTGTTGATCAGTGGAGATGTTCAGGCCATAGACACAGCGCGCTGTAATGATGAGTTAACACTGTTACTCATCGGTCTAGGGTTTGAGCAAAAAATGATTGAGAGCGCTCATCGCGACGCCAAAAATAGCAGCGGCCAATTCGCCTATTTGCAAGGCTTCTGGCAAGCACTTGGCGAGCATAAGGCTAAAGATTACGAGTTAACATTGGATGATATGGCACCTCAGTCTGTGCATACAAACAGTATGATTATTGCCAACGCAGCGCCTATTTTTACTTTGCTAGCGCAAGGGCGAGGGCAACCTGAGCATGACGATGGTTTATTGGATGTCAATTGGCTCGAACCGGCCAAAGACTCCAGCGTTAACGTACTTAGTATTGCTGAGCTTGCATTTAACAGTGTGACTCAAACTCAACTTGATGTGAATGCGCACCATACCAATGCCCGCAAGGTGCGTGTTACAGCCAATGAACCTATTGATTACGTAATAGATGGTGAAACTCGTCAGGCAGATGAGTTGGTCATTGAGATTCAGCCCTCATCATTGCGTGTAATGGCTCCGCAGCGCAACGAAGAGTCATCTTAA
- a CDS encoding DUF1496 domain-containing protein, producing the protein MRTALVVLITLMFAPQGAADTKKTKTHVWVDAQHTSVCWYEERRYSEGAVIDMFGAPKICARKHPNQDNGALIWRAVDKQGHPVYPEQQGKIRVH; encoded by the coding sequence ATGCGCACAGCGCTTGTGGTATTGATAACACTCATGTTCGCCCCGCAAGGGGCTGCCGATACCAAGAAAACCAAAACACATGTTTGGGTCGATGCGCAGCACACATCGGTGTGTTGGTATGAAGAGCGTCGTTACAGTGAAGGAGCGGTAATTGACATGTTTGGGGCACCGAAAATCTGTGCCCGTAAACACCCAAACCAAGATAACGGCGCGCTTATCTGGCGAGCTGTAGATAAACAGGGCCACCCAGTTTATCCCGAGCAACAAGGCAAAATCCGCGTGCACTAA